CGTCCGTCTCGGGCTCGATGTACACCTTCCGGACGCTCTCGTTTGCCTCCGACAGTTCCCGCTCGATCTCGGTGATCGCCCGATCTATCCCGTCGGTGTCGAGGTCGGGACCGAACGCCACGTCGGCCGACACCAGCAACCGGCCCGGTCCGAAGTAGACCGTTCGAAAGTCGATGATATCGGCTACGTCGTCGTTTGCCCGGATGATGTCTTCGAGCTTCTGCTCTTCGTCTCTGGGGAGACTCTCGCCCAACAGGAGCCGTTTGTTCTCCCAGGCCAGCGCCAGGGCAAAGCCCATCAGCATGATCCCGATCAACACCGCCGAGAGCTGATCGAAGAGCTCGTTGCCCGTCTGCTGGGTGAGAAAGAGTCCGACGAGCGCGATGACGATGCCGGTCAGCGCGATGGTGTCCTCGGTCAGTGCCGTCAGCGTCGTCACGTCGCTGGTCTTGCGGAACGCTTCCTTGTAACCGCTCCAGTCGTTCGCGTCGATCTGGCGTTGCATCTCCGCGCGGGCCTTCCACAGTGCCCACGTCTCGAAGGCGAACGCAGCCAGCAAGACGGTGTAGTTGACCCACAGCGGATCGAGCCACGCCGGTGGCGTGTACTGGATGAACAGGAAGTCGACGCTGCCCTGGGCGGCCTCGGAACCGTGGCCACCAGCCGCGATCTCGTTGTACCCGTGTTTCAGGCTCTCCCAGCCCGCGATCCCGAAGAGGAACACCGAGACGAGGAAGCTATAGAAGAACTGTGCCTTCCCGTAGCCGAAGGGGTGTCTCCGGTCGCGTTCGCGGCCGCTGTAACGGATTCCGATGAGCAGGAACACCTGGTTTCCCGTGTCGGAGATACTGTGATACGTCTCCGACAGCATCGCGGCGCTCCCGGTCAGGAGGAACCCGAAGAACTTCAGGACCGCGATGGCGCCGTTGGCGACGAGGGCGGCGAGGACGACTGATCTGCTTCCGGCCATTAGGTGTCTTCTCCAGCCCCGCACCCAAAGTGGTTCTGGATTTATAGCTGGCGCCCGTCGTCCCGGTATGCTCACCGCCATCTCTGATACGCACGGGACCGACGATCACCGACTGGACGGCGCGACCCTGAGAGCCGTCCAGTCGGCCGATCACGTGGTCCACGCGGGCGATTTCACGACCGAACGGGTCCTCGACGACGTCGAGCGCGTGGCACCCTCGCTCACGGCGGTCGTCGGGAACAACGACGGGGCCGCGATCAGGGAGCGTCTCCCCTCGGTCGGGATCTGTGCGTGGGCGGGCCTGACAGTGCTGGTCGTTCACGGACACGAACACACGGAGACGGGGCTCACGATGCTCGCGCGACAGGAGGGAGCCGACGTGGTGGTGGTCGGTCACTCACATCGGCCGGAGTTGCGGGCACGTGACGAACGGTTGCTCGTCAACCCCGGGAGTTACGCCGACCCGCGGCGGTACCGGGCAGCCCACGCCGAACTCGACGTGACTGCCGATGGCGTCCGAGCCCGTCTGTGCTCGCCCGACGGGGAGACGCTCGAATCGGTTCAGTGGGAGCAGTGACGACACGGGATCGTGCCGGTGGAATACCAGTGGTGGAGTGTTGGACTGGATTCCACGGGCCGGCGCACGTGGGTATATGACACACACGCTAAAGGAGCTACTGGAGAGTCAAAGACCCGTTTTACACACGGCGCTGGGAGTACCATAGGACCGTCACCGCGGCGAGAACAACCGCGCCGCCGGCGAAGAAGGCGATTCCCGGCGGGACCGCCGTCGCCGCCTCGGCGCCACCCTGTGTCGCCCCGTCGATAGCGCCGACCGCAGTGTCGGTGAACCCGCCGTCGGCGACGGTCCCGTTCTCGGCGTAGAGACTCGGCTGTGGATCGGTCGTGTCAGCGCTCCCACTGCGGACGGTCGGCCCGAACAGGGCCGAGAGTCCGTCCCCGAACACCTCCTGGACGAACGCGCTGGCGAGCCCGACGACGGCGAGTCCACCCAGCAGGTTCGAGAGCATCGAGCGCAACCCGGAGGTCTCCTGCTCGTCGCCGGCACAGATGACGAGCGGCTGGTTCGCGGGGGCGAACACGTCCATCTCGCGGCCCTTCTGTGAGTACGCGGTGTCGACCACCTCGACGGCACCGGCGTTTTCGAGTTTGTCGAGGTGGTACTGGGCGTTCTGGAGGGACGTGTCGACACGGTCCGCGAGCTCGCCCGGCGGGGCCGGCTCGCGGTTGAGCTCCGCGAGTAAGTTCCGGGCGGTCTCTGCCGAGAGTGCGGACAACACGTCGTCCGCGTCCTCGCTGTCCACGCCGATGACCCGAGGTTCGGCGTCGGGGGTTGCCGGGTCCCGAGAGGGAAGCAGCGACATACGATCACGTATGTTCTATCGGGTTATGAGTCTTTGCCAAGGTCAGACAGTCGTTGCACATATCGCTCAAATATGGATTTCACTCTCGAAAATCGGCCGTCTCGGGCCGTCTTCCGGCTGGTGGCGAAACATCTTTGATGCCGCGCTGACAACTGCGGATATGGTCGACGTCATCACGCTGGGAATCCTGGCTGCCGTGCTGCTGTTTTTCTTCTTCATGTATCTCATGCTCCGGCGGACCTTCCTCGGGTTCAAAGAGGGGTTCCAACAGAGCAAGGAGAAGTAGTGGCGAAAACTGTTTGTGGCCGTCGCTAACAGTAGCGATATGGACCCGCGTATCCGCGAACACGCAGACGTCATCGTCGACCACTCCATCGATCTGAGCGCCGGTGACGACATCGTCATCGACGCACACCCGGTCTCGGAGGACCTCGTCGTCGCGCTCCACGAAGCCGCCGCCGACCGCGGGGCGAACCCGCTGGTCGTCCAGGAACGACTCGGCGAACGGTTCCGTCGGGCGTATCTCCGGAACCGCGAGGAGTTCGAGACCCCGAGTCACGTCCAGGCGCTCTACGAGGAGATGGACGCCTACATCGCGATCCGCGGGAGCGCGAACGTCACCGAGACCAGCGACGTCGATCCCGAGGTGACAAGCGCCTACCAGCAGGCCCAGCAACCGCTGTTGAACGAGCGACTCTCGAAGACCTGGTGTCTCACCCAGTTCCCCGCCGCCGCCAACGCCCAACTGGCCCAGATGTCTACCGAAGGCTACGAGAACTTCGTCTGGGACGCCGTCCTGAAAGACTGGGACGCGGTCCGGGAACACCAGTCCCAGATGGTCGAGATCCTCGACCCCGCCCAGGAGGTCCGTATCGTCTCCGGCGAGACGACCGACGTGACGATGTCGGTCGCCGGCAACGAGACGCTCAACGACTACGGCGAGAAGAACCTCCCCGGCGGCGAGGTGTTCACCGCGCCGGTTCGGGACAGCGTCGAGGGGGAAGTGCTGTTCGACAAGCCGCTGTACCACCAGGGTCGGGAGGTCACCGGCGTCCGCCTTCGCTTCGAAGACGGCGAGGTTGTCTCCCACAGCGCCGAGAAGAACGAGGACCTGCTGACCGAAGTGCTCGATACCGACGAGGGCGCCCGCTATCTGGGCGAACTCGGTATCGGGATGAACCGCGACATCGACCGGTTCACCTACAACATGCTGTTCGACGAGAAGATGGGCGACACTGTCCACATGGCTATCGGGCGTGCCTACGAAGAGAACGTCGGCGAGGCAAACGAACAGAACGAGTCGGCCGTCCACGTCGACATGATCGTCGACATGAGCGAGGATTCATACATCGAGGTGGACGGAGAGGTGGTCCAGCGGAACGGGACCTTCGTTTTCGAGGACGGCTTCGAGGACTGAGAGCACCGAAAGACCTCGCCTCGGAACGGCGACCGGCGGGAGCAGCTGAGATAGGTTCGAGAGTCACTCTTTCTCCAGTCTCGCCGACGAAGTGTCGGATTCGGCGAGATCGTCCATGAGCGGAGGTCGCCGACGGGGCGAAAGACGTTCCGTAGCCGAGATGTGTCGTACCGTACCACGAAGCCGACCACGGACAGGAGACTTATGACCGCTGCCGGGGTAGAGACGGGTATGCGCGACCAGCCACCCCTCCTCGTCCGTGCCGTCTGGTTCCTGTTCGTCGGCTGGTGGCTCACCGGGCTCTGGCTCGCCGCCGCCTGGCTGTTGAACCTCACCCTCGTCGGCATCCCGCTGGGGATCGCTCTGATCAACCGGGTCCCGCTGGTGGTGTCGCTCAAGCGCCGGGACCCACCGGTTGCGGAACGGACGACCGAGTCGTACTCGTGGCCGGTTCGTGCGGTGTGGTTCGTCTGTATCGGCTGGTGGGCGAGCGCCCTCTGGACGGCGGCCGCGTACGCGGTGACGCTGACGATCGTCGGTATCCCCGTCGCCGTCTGGATGCACGCCAGACTACCCTTCGTCGTCTCTCTGTACGACTACTGACCCGTACCTGTTAGCGCGAACGAAGGATACTCCCCTCTCCAGCCCAACACGTGGCTATGGCAGTCGGACAGGTAGAGTTGGCGTTGCGGGTCGCTGCCGGCCTGTTCGTCATCGTTGCCCCCACCGTCCTCTTCCTGGGACTGTGGCACGGGCTGGAAGCGATGCGTGACGACGAGTTGGTCCAGCGGGCCAAACAGCGGGCGGAAACGATGGACACAGACGGCAGTGCCTGGAACGGAGACTCCGCCTCGGTCCGGGCGGCGGCTACGGGGGCCGACCCGATCCCCGACGAGACGGTCGCCTGTGACAACTGCGGCACTTACAACTGCGAGGACGTGACGTACTGTCGGGACTGTCTCAGCGATATTTCGGGGTAGCACGCGCTTGGCTCCCCGCGGGACAGACCAGACGCCGCCACGACGGGGCAGCGCCGGCACGTTGAAGCTCCGGTCGGTCCATGCCCCAGCCATGAGCGACTCAGGGCTCATCGAGACGGCCGACCCCGACGAGGCGTTCGCCGCCCTCGCCGACGCCACTCGCGTCGACATCCTCCGTGCGCTGTGGGACCACCAGGGAGAGACGCTGACGTTCTCGGAGCTGCGCGACGCCGTCGGCGTCGCCGACTCCGGGCAGTTCAACTACCACCTCGACAAACTCACGGACCGCTTTCTCACGAAGACCGGCGACGGCTACGAACTGACACTGGCCGGGATCGCGGTCAACGGCGCGATCCACGCGGGCGCGTTCACGATGGACGGTTCCACCGACTCCTTCGATCTCGACGACGCCTGCCCGTCCTGTGGCCGCTCCCCGACGTTCAGCTATCAGGACGAACGCGTCCGGATCGAGTGCGATCGCTGTGAGATGGTCGCGACGACGATGGTCCCGCCGGGCGTGTTCGCCGGCTACGACCGCGAGCAGTTCCCCGAGGTGACCAGTCGCTACTTCCGGACCATCTTCTATCAGCTCTCGAACGGGTTCTGTTGGGACTGTGAGGGGCGTCTCCGGACGGACATCCGGCGGTCGAGCGACGCTCACCCCGAACGCGGCCCGACCGACCGAGCGGACCTCCCGCTGGTCCGTTATGAATGCGAGCGCTGTGGGTCGGAGATCACCGGCGATCTGGGCGTCGCGCTGGTGACCCATCCGGCGGTCGTCGCCTTCTACTACGACGCCGGGGTCGACGTCCGCGAACACCCGTTCTGGGAGTTCAGCGCCTGGAACACAGACCAGGCCTGGATCGAGCAGGAGGAGCCGTTCCGGGCGCGGGTCCAGTACACCGTCGACGATGTGACGCTGACGCTGGTCGTCGACGGTGATCTGGACGTTCTCGACGTCGAGCGCGTGGACTGACTCCCGCACGACAGCGCGTCACCGGCGCTGTCACCCGAGCGTGTTCACCCACCTGAAGAACCACACTCCGACGACGAGTATCACCAGACCGAGACCGACCACCAAGACGGCACCGATCCAGTTCCCGGCACGATAGGCCAGCGTCCGGTCGTACTCGACATCCTCTTGCCTGAGCGCCGTGACGAGGCAGATCACGAACACGAACATCACCGCAACCGGAGACCATACGATATTCATCCCGATATCCCCGGCGAGGACCGTTCCAGCCGCGAGGACGAGGCTTCCGACGATTCCTATCGCGGAGCCGGCGGCGTAGAGATGTCGGGGCTTCATCCTCGCTCCGTGTCGCTTCTACACCGTCAGGAAAAATATATCTATCGCGAGATGAGGACTTGGAATTAATCGCCTGCCGCAGCCTGCCCGCCGGCCGTTCCACTCGAAACGGGCGTCCGCTCGACGACAGTCGCGTCGTAGGTCGGGTACTGCTCGACGATCTCCCCTTTTTCGAGGTCGCCGTCCCCGATCATCTCCTCGAGGAGCCACCAGGCGAGTTCGACGTGGTCGGACTTGACCGTGTAGAACTCCTCGGGGACGCCCAGATCGACGAACCGTTGCTCGCTGGCCCAGGCTTTCCCGTAGACGAGCGTCCCGTCCTCGGTCACCTCGTCGAAGGGCCGGCGGATGTTCCGGGCCATCCGTTTCAGCCGCGAGCGGTGCTGAGCGGCGTCCTTGAAGACGCTCGTACAGAAGTAGACCTTCTCGTGGTCGCCCATCTGTTCGAGGATGTCGTGGCTCCCCTCGACGGCGCTCATGTGGTCGTCTTTGAGTTCGAACCCTTCCTCCTGCATCCGGCGGTAGTTCCCGTCGGACATCTCGAACTCGTTGATGTTACAGAAGTCCGCGGCCCCTTCGTCTAAGAACTCCAAGAACTCCGGTTCGGCGCGGATGCCGGGAATCTCGAAGGCCGGTGTCAGCCCCTCTTCGCGGGCGATGTAGAGGATCTCCTCCCACTCGGTGCCGTGGAGGTCACCCCACTGTTCCAGCGGTGGGTGGAACCGGATCTCGTCGAGACCGGCTTCGGAGAGGCGGCGCATGTTCTCGCGGCCGCCCGGAATTCCAGTATAGAGGTGGGTGTGGTGGTCCTCGCCGAACTCGTCTTTCAAGAGTTCGAGGTAGTGACAGGTCCGGCCGAGCGCCTCTTGGGGTTCGCCGCCGGTGATCGAGGTCCCCAGCGCGCTCATCCGTTTTGCCTCCTCGATGACGTCCTCGTCGGACTCGACGGGCCGCTCGTTGGCGTACATCTGGGTGACGTTCTTTCGGTTCTCCCCGAGCGGACAGTAGAAACAGTCCCGCTGGTCACAGTAGCCGTAGACGAACAGTACCATCTTGCCGCCTTTGGCACACTGTTCGCAGCCCTCGGAGATCATTGCGTGTCCAGAGACAGATCGCCCAGCGGGAAAAAGCGTGCGCATCGGCTCGCCCGTGTGGCCCGTGCCCATGCCTTTAGGCCGATGGCGCTCCCAGCAGCGGTATGCAGGACACTGCCCGCCGACGCGGGCTCGCGATTGTCTTCGCCGTTGTCTTTCTTGATCTCCTGGGCTTTGGCATCATCATCCCCATTCTCCCCTACTACACGCGGTCGTTTCCCGGCGGGACCGAGTTCGTTATCGGGCTGCTGGCCGCGTCGTACTCGGCGATGCAGTTTGCCTTCGCTCCCTTCCTGGGCTCGCTGTCCGATCGGGTCGGCCGGCGGCCCGTACTGATCCTCTCGCTCTGTGGCTCGGTGATCGCCTGGACGGTGTTCGGGCTCGCCGAGGCCCTCTGGCTGCTGTTCGTCTCGCGGATGCTCGCGGGGGCGATGGGCGGGAACCTCTCGACGGCACAGGCCTACGTCGCCGACGTGACCCCGCCGGAACGCCGGGCCGCGGCACTGGGGTACATCGGAGCCGCATTCGGCCTGGGGTTCATCTTCGGTCCCGGGATCGGTGCCGTGCTGAGCTTCGACGCCACCGTCGCCGCCGTCGACGCCGCGGTGCCCGCCGCGGTCCCGATCACCCGGTTCTCGCTGCCGAGTTTCGCCGCCGCCGTCGCCAGCCTCGGTGGCGTCGTCGTCGCGGTGCTCTTCCTCCCCGAATCCCGCTCGGCGGGCGATGAGACGACCGAGCGCACCTCCTCGGTCGCCCAGCTCAGACGCGCGCTCGCCACTGCCGGACTCCGAGAGCTCCTGACGGCGTTCTTTCTGGTCTCGTTTGCCTTCTCGGGCGTCCAGATCATGTTTATCCCCTACGTCGCCGACATCTACGGCTACACTGCCGCACAGAGCGCGTTGCTGCTGACCTACATCGGCGCTCTCGCGGTCCTGACACAGGGTGTCCTCGTCGGGCCGCTGACCGCCCGCTACAGCCCCACGACGCTCTCGCTGGCCGGAACCGGAGTGCTCGCTCTCGGCGTCGGCGCGTTGCCGTTCTCGAAGGGACTGGGAGCCGTTCTCCCCTCACTGACGGGGGTAGTCCCGTTTCTCACGCCGGACCTGCTGGGGCTGCTCGTCGTCCTGACGCTCCTGCCCCTCGGAAACGGCATCCTCTCGGTGACGCTGACGGCGCTCGTCTCACAGCGTGCAAGCGCCGACCTCCAGGGGAGTGCCTTCGGCGTCACGCAGGGCGCGGGTAGCCTCGCCCGGACGGTCGGCCCGCCCGTGATGGGCGGCCTGTACGCCGTCGTCGGCTACTGGTCGCCGTTCGTCGTCGGGAGCCTGCTCTTGGTTCCCGTGGCCGCGCTCGTGATTCGACTCCGGAGTCAGTCGGCCCCACCCGAGCCACCTGAACCCCGGCCAGCTGACCCGGGCCACATCAGATAGGGACGGCTTTCATACATCTCGGGTGACAGTTGTCGGTATGGATGACGAGGAGCGGGACCCCGTAGGTGGCCCCCTACCGGCCGCCGAATCCATCGACGAACGACTCCTCGCGGTGAGTGAGACACTCATCCGGTACGTCGAGGTCGTCGCGGCGCTCGTGTTGGTGGTGCTCTTTGCGATCGGCGTCTTCGATCTCGGCCTCCAGATCTTCCAGAGCGCGGCTAGAGGCGACATCACCGACCCTCTGGTCGTCGTCGGGTTCATCGACACCGCGTTGCTCCTGTTCATCATCGTCGAGGTGTACCAGACCGTTGTCGCCTACACCCAGGAGAGCGAGACCCGCCGGATCGTCCGGTTGGTCATCTATACGGGCGTCATCGCGATGGTCCGGAAAGCGATCATCTTCCGGACCGGGGAGTACGCCAACGAGCGACTGGCCTTGCTGGCTGCGGTGTCGTACACCGTCATCATCTTCGGGCTGGTCGCCTTGCTCCTCGTCGAGCGCCGGACCCGCGTCGACGACGCCGCGCCGACGCCAGAAAGCAATTAACGACCGGTCTCGTAGCCCGGAGCATGCTGCTGGTGCTGTGTGTCGACCTCGACGACGATCTCGGTCGCAAGACCGACGTGGAGACGCCGGTCGTCGGCCGCGACGCCGTCGGGGAGGCCGCAGTGGCGCTCGCAGAGACCGATCCCGAGGACTCTGACGTCAACGTCCTCTTCGAGGGGGTCCACATCCACGACGCGATCACCGACGAACCCGTCGAAGTCGCCGCAGTCACCGGTGTCGACGGTAGCGACGTCGCCGCGAACCGCGCCGTCGGCGAGGAACTCGACACGGTGCTGGCCTCCCTGACCGCACGCGAGGACGTCCGTGCGCTGGTGGTCACCGACGGCGCACAGGACGAGTCGGTCGTCCCGGTCATCCGTTCGCGGGTCCACATCGACGGCGTCCGCCGGGTCGTCGTCCGCCAGGCACAGGACCTCGAATCGATGTACTACACCATCAAGCAGGTGCTGGACGACCCGGAGACCCGCGGGACGATTCTCGTTCCGCTCGGCATCCTCCTGCTCATCTACCCCGTGACGATCCTGCTGGACTATCTCGGCTGGCCGGGATCGGCACTGGGTGTCATCTCCGGGCTCTTCGGGCTCTACCTGCTCGGTCGCGGGCTCGGCGTCGAGCAGTTGCTCGACGACCTCGTCCAGCAGACGACCGCCGGGCTCTACGCCGGACGAGTGACGATCATCACCTACGTCGTCGCCGCTGCTCTGCTGTTTATCGGTGGTGTCAACGGCGTCCAGCTGCTGGAGTCGTTGCCCGACCCGGTCTCGGCCGTCGAGGTGGTTTCGGCGCTGGTCTACGGTGCCATCCAGTGGTTCGCGGTCGCGGGCGTCACCTCCAGTCTGGGCCGGGTCACCGACGAATACCTCCGCGAGAAGTTCGAGTGGCGCTACCTCAACGCGCCGTTCTACGTACTCGCTATCTCGGCGGTGCTCCACGGCGTCAGCGGCTTTTTCCTCGGCTTTCAGGACCTCCAGTATCTCGCCGCGGTGTTGACCGGCGGGACGCTGCTCGGCCTGTCCAGCACGCTCGCGTTCGCCGTTGCCGAATCCCGCCTGGAGACGGCTGATCGAGTGAACCAAGGACCTGGCGGTCCCTCCTCGGAGTGATGTACGTCTCCCGTGCCGTCGAGAGTATCCGTTCGGACCCGATCGAGGGGGAATCGATCGGGTTGGTACTGGAAACGGCTCCCGATGCCGACCCCGACGCCGTCGCCGCGGCCGCCGAGGCCGCAGGCGCGACCGTCGACCGACACCTCCAGTTCGGCGATCTCGCCGTGACGGTCCCCCAGATGGCTGTCGACGATATCTGTACCGTCGACGGGCTGGCCGCCGTCCAGACCACTGACGCCATCTCGATCACCCACGAGGACGCCGCCGACGAAGACGTCGAGTTCGACGACTGACTTTCGCACTGTTTTTGAGACTGCCGGGCTACCTTCCAGTGAGGGCACGTAGCTCAGTCCGGATAGAGCGTCGGACTTCTATCCCCGTCGCGACTGCGAGGGGGGAAGAGATCCGACGGTCGTGGGTTCGAATCCCACCGTGCCCGTCCCGAGACTGTCGGTTACTTACTTCCCCGCTCAAGCCCCGATAGCAAAGGGTACAGACACTCTCTGACAGCATCTCAGAATAAATCTGAGACTCAGATTTCGGAGTTCGTCCATCTCCTGAACGGCCCCCGACGCCATCTGTCGATTTCCATTGTTCCCCGACGGCGTAGGGGGTGTCCGACGTGATCTTCGAGCCCCGTGTCGAGTTTACTTCCGGGAGTGACAAGCGGAGACAGCTATCTCGTTTGGGAATCGAACGGTCATTCTGCGACCCCCTTCAGGGGCACAGAATCGACGATGGTGTTGCGCCGACGCCAACCGCGATACCGACGGTGTTGTCGTCGACGAGGTGACGGTAACTGACACCGCTGATGAAACAGACCCCTGACACAACGCTGCCGGTAGAAACTGGACCACAGCGGCGTCTGCACAGACCAGCCGATACAGTCGTTCAAAACGTTCCAACTGCGCCGAGAGCTACACGGAAACTGGACGAGGGCGTGACAGACACGCAAACATACCGTCCGATGGACGATGATCCCGAAAAAGCTCGACCGTACTGTGTGGTAACGCCGCCGAGCGCGCCGCGGAGCTACATCCCGCTGTAGGCGCTGGCGAGTTGGTTGATCACTTCCTCGTTGGAGTTGCCGGAGATGAACGAGGAGATCGCGGAATTGACGCCGGAAGCCGCTTCCGGCGGCGCGGCGAGACCGTGAGCGACCGACGCCGGCTGGCCGCTGCTGTTCTGGAAGTCGTTGATCTGGTCGGCCGAGAAGTCGTTGAACGGGTCCGTCGAGACGTCGGTCCGGGGCGGGATCGCACCCTTGCCGGGGTTGAAGATCTCTTGGGCCTGGGTGGTTCCGACGAAGCGACACCACAGCGTCGTCGCCTCGGGCGAGGGGTTGTCGATCGGGTACGGGAACGAGTCGATGACGAGCGAGTAGTAGCTGTCACTGCCAGGGAACGGGACGTAGTCCCACCCCTCACCGTAGGTGAAGTCGTTGACGTAGTAGGTGCTTGCGGCCCAGTCGCCCTGGTGGATGAAGGCGGCGTCGCCGTTGATGACCTGAGAGTTGGCCTCCGTCCAGGAGATCGAACCGGCGTCGCTTGGGTAGAACTCGCTGTAGTCCCGGACGATGTCCAGTGCGGCCCCGAGTTCGTCACGGTAGGACTCGACGGCGCCGTCCTCGAACACTTCGGAGTAGGTCTGGCCGTCCTGTTGGGCCAGGAAGACGGTCTCGAACAGTTGGACCGTCGACCAGGGGGCGTTGGTCTGGTGGGCCATCCCCGTGTAGCCGGCGTCGGCGACAGCTTCGAGCCCGTCGACGACATCCGAGGGCGTGTTGAAGTCCGACGGGTCCACGCCGGCGTCCTCAACGACGCTGACGTTGTAGAAGAGATTGTTGAGTCGGTGGATGTTCAGCGGCACCGTCACGTAGTTGCCCGACGGCTGGGCGACGTTCCGGACGCCCTCTAGGTAGGCCTCTTTCATGTTGTTGTGGTCCCAGACCGATTCCTCGATGTCTTCGAGGAGGTTCGCGTCCGTGTATGGGATCAGTGCCTTGCCGGGCCAGTTCTGCCAGGTACTCGGGTGGTTGCCGTTCTGGATTCGAGTCCGGATGTTGGACTGGAGGTTCGTTCCGGCACCGCCGGCGATGAGGTTCTCGTCGAAGTCGACGAACGGATACTCCTCCTGGAAGGCGTCCATCACTGACTGGATCGCCTCCAGGCCGTCGCCCTCGCCCCACCAGTGGGCGATTTCGAGGGTGTTTGTCTCGGTCTGGCCGTCGCTGCCGTCGCCACTGCTGCCGTCACCGCTCCCGCCGTCGCTGCCACTGCCGCCGTCACCGCTGCCGCCGTCACCGCTGCCGCCGTCGCCACCACAGCCGGCGAGGGACGCAGCCCCAGCGGCACCAGCGATTCGCAGCGCGTTCCGTCTCGATAGGTTCCGGTCCGAGTCGTTGTCTGACATCAGTATCGTCTTACCTTCCGGTTGATCATGTAAAAGCCGTTCTATGACAACAGGG
Above is a window of Haloarcula halophila DNA encoding:
- a CDS encoding zinc ribbon domain-containing protein; the protein is MAVGQVELALRVAAGLFVIVAPTVLFLGLWHGLEAMRDDELVQRAKQRAETMDTDGSAWNGDSASVRAAATGADPIPDETVACDNCGTYNCEDVTYCRDCLSDISG
- a CDS encoding cation diffusion facilitator family transporter, producing MAGSRSVVLAALVANGAIAVLKFFGFLLTGSAAMLSETYHSISDTGNQVFLLIGIRYSGRERDRRHPFGYGKAQFFYSFLVSVFLFGIAGWESLKHGYNEIAAGGHGSEAAQGSVDFLFIQYTPPAWLDPLWVNYTVLLAAFAFETWALWKARAEMQRQIDANDWSGYKEAFRKTSDVTTLTALTEDTIALTGIVIALVGLFLTQQTGNELFDQLSAVLIGIMLMGFALALAWENKRLLLGESLPRDEEQKLEDIIRANDDVADIIDFRTVYFGPGRLLVSADVAFGPDLDTDGIDRAITEIERELSEANESVRKVYIEPETDDQPS
- a CDS encoding MFS transporter — translated: MQDTARRRGLAIVFAVVFLDLLGFGIIIPILPYYTRSFPGGTEFVIGLLAASYSAMQFAFAPFLGSLSDRVGRRPVLILSLCGSVIAWTVFGLAEALWLLFVSRMLAGAMGGNLSTAQAYVADVTPPERRAAALGYIGAAFGLGFIFGPGIGAVLSFDATVAAVDAAVPAAVPITRFSLPSFAAAVASLGGVVVAVLFLPESRSAGDETTERTSSVAQLRRALATAGLRELLTAFFLVSFAFSGVQIMFIPYVADIYGYTAAQSALLLTYIGALAVLTQGVLVGPLTARYSPTTLSLAGTGVLALGVGALPFSKGLGAVLPSLTGVVPFLTPDLLGLLVVLTLLPLGNGILSVTLTALVSQRASADLQGSAFGVTQGAGSLARTVGPPVMGGLYAVVGYWSPFVVGSLLLVPVAALVIRLRSQSAPPEPPEPRPADPGHIR
- a CDS encoding aminopeptidase is translated as MDPRIREHADVIVDHSIDLSAGDDIVIDAHPVSEDLVVALHEAAADRGANPLVVQERLGERFRRAYLRNREEFETPSHVQALYEEMDAYIAIRGSANVTETSDVDPEVTSAYQQAQQPLLNERLSKTWCLTQFPAAANAQLAQMSTEGYENFVWDAVLKDWDAVREHQSQMVEILDPAQEVRIVSGETTDVTMSVAGNETLNDYGEKNLPGGEVFTAPVRDSVEGEVLFDKPLYHQGREVTGVRLRFEDGEVVSHSAEKNEDLLTEVLDTDEGARYLGELGIGMNRDIDRFTYNMLFDEKMGDTVHMAIGRAYEENVGEANEQNESAVHVDMIVDMSEDSYIEVDGEVVQRNGTFVFEDGFED
- a CDS encoding phosphate-starvation-inducible PsiE family protein yields the protein MDDEERDPVGGPLPAAESIDERLLAVSETLIRYVEVVAALVLVVLFAIGVFDLGLQIFQSAARGDITDPLVVVGFIDTALLLFIIVEVYQTVVAYTQESETRRIVRLVIYTGVIAMVRKAIIFRTGEYANERLALLAAVSYTVIIFGLVALLLVERRTRVDDAAPTPESN
- a CDS encoding ArsR/SmtB family transcription factor, which codes for MSLLPSRDPATPDAEPRVIGVDSEDADDVLSALSAETARNLLAELNREPAPPGELADRVDTSLQNAQYHLDKLENAGAVEVVDTAYSQKGREMDVFAPANQPLVICAGDEQETSGLRSMLSNLLGGLAVVGLASAFVQEVFGDGLSALFGPTVRSGSADTTDPQPSLYAENGTVADGGFTDTAVGAIDGATQGGAEAATAVPPGIAFFAGGAVVLAAVTVLWYSQRRV
- a CDS encoding radical SAM protein, with amino-acid sequence MISEGCEQCAKGGKMVLFVYGYCDQRDCFYCPLGENRKNVTQMYANERPVESDEDVIEEAKRMSALGTSITGGEPQEALGRTCHYLELLKDEFGEDHHTHLYTGIPGGRENMRRLSEAGLDEIRFHPPLEQWGDLHGTEWEEILYIAREEGLTPAFEIPGIRAEPEFLEFLDEGAADFCNINEFEMSDGNYRRMQEEGFELKDDHMSAVEGSHDILEQMGDHEKVYFCTSVFKDAAQHRSRLKRMARNIRRPFDEVTEDGTLVYGKAWASEQRFVDLGVPEEFYTVKSDHVELAWWLLEEMIGDGDLEKGEIVEQYPTYDATVVERTPVSSGTAGGQAAAGD
- a CDS encoding winged helix-turn-helix domain-containing protein, with protein sequence MSDSGLIETADPDEAFAALADATRVDILRALWDHQGETLTFSELRDAVGVADSGQFNYHLDKLTDRFLTKTGDGYELTLAGIAVNGAIHAGAFTMDGSTDSFDLDDACPSCGRSPTFSYQDERVRIECDRCEMVATTMVPPGVFAGYDREQFPEVTSRYFRTIFYQLSNGFCWDCEGRLRTDIRRSSDAHPERGPTDRADLPLVRYECERCGSEITGDLGVALVTHPAVVAFYYDAGVDVREHPFWEFSAWNTDQAWIEQEEPFRARVQYTVDDVTLTLVVDGDLDVLDVERVD
- a CDS encoding YccF domain-containing protein, coding for MRDQPPLLVRAVWFLFVGWWLTGLWLAAAWLLNLTLVGIPLGIALINRVPLVVSLKRRDPPVAERTTESYSWPVRAVWFVCIGWWASALWTAAAYAVTLTIVGIPVAVWMHARLPFVVSLYDY
- a CDS encoding metallophosphoesterase, yielding MLTAISDTHGTDDHRLDGATLRAVQSADHVVHAGDFTTERVLDDVERVAPSLTAVVGNNDGAAIRERLPSVGICAWAGLTVLVVHGHEHTETGLTMLARQEGADVVVVGHSHRPELRARDERLLVNPGSYADPRRYRAAHAELDVTADGVRARLCSPDGETLESVQWEQ